CGTTGATATTTTCCAGCAGGTTGTACACTTCAGAGCGGTAGATATGCCTGCCCATGGGCCAGCCAGTTCCCTCCGGTCCGCCTGAGATCGGATTGAAATATTCTTTAATCCTTCTTTCAGCCTCAGATATCACTTCGGCTTGCTTAATATTTTCTTTAATGGCAAGCTGCACTCTCAGCTTCACATTTGCATAAACAGGACTCACCACATGCACACGTGTCGTGATCAATCTCCTCGCATCCAGATATGCTTTGATCTCTTCCAGCAACAGATCTGAAGGTTTTCCCTCTTCTTTGCAATATCTGGAAATCTCGTATATATTTAGAATACTATTTTCTTTTATAGCATTAAGCGCAAAGGTGCAACCATCATCGATTTTCAGGTTCACAATGGTTTTCGTATCATTAAGTTTTAGAGAAAGAGTTTTTTCTTCAGTAGATACATTTATTGTCCTACCATTATCGATTTTTTCAATTTTTGCTATTTTTGCCAAATCAATACCATATTTCTGTTCCAGAAATTCTGCGAGTTTCCCATTATCGTTTCCCGGGATTTCATCCCATCTGAACAAATATGAATCTTCTACTCCGCGTGGAATAATGATCACAGAAACATGTCCTGGAAGCTCCTCATTTACCCCATATTCTTCAATTCCCTTGCTGTATAATAGTTTCCGGTTGGTCATGCAGACAGCCCTTCCCGGAGGGTCTTTTTGCAGCAGGATTTTCATACAATCCTGTGCTCTTTTTTTATAATCTTCTGACGTGATGGCCCTGTACATGGATTCCATGAATTCAACGGGAGCCTGTTTGATTTCCGAGATGCTCTTCTTTTTTCCATCATTGATTTCGACCAAGAAATTGAGAAGATTTTTATAAGCTCCGTCCAGATCAGGCATATTATATATGTTCAATCCTCCATTTTCTTTTATGGAATGCAGGTAGCGCACCTTACAGCCATTGATATTGAGATTTCCTTTTCCCTCAATTTCATCCACTTTTATTTCTATCCACTTTTTGCCTGAGGAAATATTGAGAGTCTTAATTGAAGGATTATATACGTTAAGTTTGTCTTCTCCTTCCATCAAAACGAATTCATCGGTTCTACCATCATCGGTTATCAGCCTTACCTTCTTTTCCTCTTTTTTAAGTCCAAGAGAGACAAATTTATCTCCTGAAGATAGTTTTATGGTTTCATCATATGTGTCATCATGATAATTTTTAACTATTATTGATTTTTCCACCCAATCAATACCAAATCTCATTTTTAAAAATGATGTGAGTATTTTGTCATCGTTTCCTGGTACATCGTTCCAGGAAAAAAAATATGATTGATCGTGCTTTATGATCTTCGCATTATCATAATTTGTTACCCAATCTAAACCGAGTTCGGTCTTCAGGAAATTCCGTAATCTGATCTCACCATCCGGTTTAAAATCATTCCAGTCAAATAAATACGTGCTTTCAAG
This genomic stretch from Candidatus Methanoperedens sp. harbors:
- a CDS encoding baseplate J/gp47 family protein is translated as MSVPISNLPIPNLDDRRFDDLMKEARSLILNYDRDWTNHNPSDPGITLLELFAWLSEMVMYRMNQVTVESYTNFLKLIAGTQNKDDLEKILESTYLFDWNDFKPDGEIRLRNFLKTELGLDWVTNYDNAKIIKHDQSYFFSWNDVPGNDDKILTSFLKMRFGIDWVEKSIIVKNYHDDTYDETIKLSSGDKFVSLGLKKEEKKVRLITDDGRTDEFVLMEGEDKLNVYNPSIKTLNISSGKKWIEIKVDEIEGKGNLNINGCKVRYLHSIKENGGLNIYNMPDLDGAYKNLLNFLVEINDGKKKSISEIKQAPVEFMESMYRAITSEDYKKRAQDCMKILLQKDPPGRAVCMTNRKLLYSKGIEEYGVNEELPGHVSVIIIPRGVEDSYLFRWDEIPGNDNGKLAEFLEQKYGIDLAKIAKIEKIDNGRTINVSTEEKTLSLKLNDTKTIVNLKIDDGCTFALNAIKENSILNIYEISRYCKEEGKPSDLLLEEIKAYLDARRLITTRVHVVSPVYANVKLRVQLAIKENIKQAEVISEAERRIKEYFNPISGGPEGTGWPMGRHIYRSEVYNLLENINGVDYVAKIWINDVENASTLAIEKHQLIALEKFDIETVKYE